A genomic region of Desulfosarcina ovata subsp. ovata contains the following coding sequences:
- a CDS encoding M16 family metallopeptidase, translating into MSHHIAAGLTRSHRWYRHTALLTVLLIIFGGFGPTANHSGVFHSGIFSPQPAVAGPATAPGPGWAHETSDLKPDPNIVFGRLSNGFRYVLMQNQRPENRVSLHLFVHAGSLNETEDQRGVAHFLEHMLFNGSTHFPPGELIRYFQSIGMQFGNDANAHTGFNETVYDVILPQGDAQNLEKGLLVMQDYAMGALLLEEEVKRESGVILSEMRSRDSAGYRTFKATLTFELPDFLVSERLPIGKATVVRHANRKLLKSFYDAWYRPDNMMLVMVGDFSIPTAKPLIESRFGPFTARAAAAQPPVLGHIAHQGVQVFYHHEPEAGGTSVSIETIRSEPPAADTAQARHQRMIEAMADRIVQSRLDSRLKAPETPFTSAAVGSGTYLNHIRYSDISADSSAEKWSQTLAAIEQELRRALLYGFRQEELERVRKDVLKQLDNAVRETPTRNSTTLARSIIHNIAENRVIRSPEQEESLLAPLVASATLEQVQKAFRDNWSATHRLVLVTGNADLTQTSRPSPQAQIRDAFLAAAKVAVSPPEAETATPFPYLPTPADIGQVASRDVLADLGITRIQLANGVRINLKRTDYKTNEVLANLIFGHGRSSEPESRPGLGLLAEPTVNESGLGGMDTDKLERAMAGKSTYVDFRIGETYFNFFAESVSDEMELLFQLLYAHIIDPGFRDDALALARERLHQDYQSASRSIEGMLKIEGTRFLAGGDSRFGMPSSFSAIRAIDLADIRNWIIPQLSSAPLELSIVGDIDEATVIELARRYLGALPAKSESNVTMRTTLPHLPAGSIRRIAVDTQIPKALVVSAWQTEDFWDIHRTRRLSVLADVFSERLRERIREKLGASYSPYAFNRASRAYDGYGLFQAYVNVAPDQTSAVLQEVKAIAADLVRKGVTEDERLRAIDPMLTSIKQYRQTNGYWLNSVMTASGRSPQQFAWARSFVDDFRAITVDELSRLATTYLIPERAAAVVIAPKAP; encoded by the coding sequence ATGTCCCACCATATCGCTGCCGGCCTGACCCGATCGCACCGGTGGTATCGACATACGGCGCTTCTCACGGTACTGTTGATTATTTTCGGCGGGTTCGGTCCCACCGCAAATCACTCCGGCGTCTTTCATTCGGGCATCTTTTCTCCACAGCCGGCTGTAGCGGGACCGGCAACGGCACCCGGACCGGGCTGGGCCCATGAAACCAGCGACCTTAAACCCGACCCGAACATCGTATTCGGCCGGCTATCCAACGGCTTCCGCTACGTACTGATGCAAAACCAACGACCGGAAAACCGGGTCAGCCTTCATCTTTTTGTCCATGCCGGCAGCCTGAACGAAACCGAAGATCAGCGGGGTGTGGCCCACTTTCTGGAACATATGCTGTTCAACGGGTCCACTCACTTTCCACCGGGAGAACTGATCCGTTACTTCCAGAGCATTGGCATGCAATTCGGCAACGATGCCAATGCCCATACCGGATTCAACGAAACCGTTTACGATGTTATCCTTCCGCAGGGAGATGCACAAAATCTCGAAAAAGGCCTTCTTGTCATGCAGGATTATGCCATGGGCGCGCTGCTTCTGGAAGAGGAAGTCAAGCGGGAAAGCGGCGTCATTCTATCGGAAATGCGGTCGCGCGATTCAGCGGGATATCGGACGTTCAAGGCCACCTTAACGTTTGAGCTTCCCGATTTTCTGGTCTCCGAACGGCTGCCCATCGGCAAGGCGACGGTGGTCCGGCATGCGAACCGCAAACTGCTCAAATCGTTTTACGACGCCTGGTACCGGCCGGATAACATGATGCTGGTTATGGTCGGTGATTTTTCCATTCCCACCGCCAAGCCGCTGATCGAATCCCGGTTCGGCCCATTCACCGCCCGGGCGGCAGCGGCACAGCCGCCGGTTTTGGGTCATATCGCCCATCAGGGAGTTCAGGTCTTCTACCACCATGAGCCCGAAGCGGGCGGCACATCCGTCAGCATCGAAACCATCCGGTCCGAACCTCCGGCCGCAGATACGGCGCAGGCAAGGCATCAGCGGATGATTGAAGCGATGGCCGATCGCATCGTGCAAAGCCGCCTGGACAGCCGCCTGAAAGCACCGGAGACGCCGTTTACCTCGGCCGCCGTGGGCAGTGGAACCTACCTGAACCACATCCGCTACAGTGACATCTCGGCCGACAGCAGCGCCGAAAAATGGTCGCAGACCCTGGCTGCCATCGAGCAGGAGCTGCGCCGGGCGTTGCTTTACGGATTCCGCCAGGAAGAACTGGAACGGGTCAGAAAAGATGTTTTGAAGCAATTGGACAATGCCGTACGCGAAACACCGACCCGCAACAGTACAACACTGGCCCGTTCCATTATCCACAATATCGCCGAAAACCGGGTCATCCGGTCGCCCGAACAGGAGGAGTCCCTTTTGGCCCCCCTGGTGGCGTCGGCCACCCTGGAACAGGTCCAAAAGGCGTTCCGGGACAATTGGTCCGCCACGCATCGGCTGGTGCTGGTAACGGGCAATGCCGATCTCACCCAAACGTCACGCCCCTCCCCCCAGGCGCAAATCAGGGACGCATTCCTGGCCGCTGCGAAAGTTGCGGTCTCCCCCCCTGAAGCGGAAACGGCAACTCCGTTCCCCTACCTGCCGACACCGGCGGACATCGGCCAGGTGGCCTCCCGTGACGTCCTGGCGGATCTGGGGATTACACGAATTCAGCTGGCCAATGGCGTGCGGATCAACCTGAAACGGACCGATTACAAAACCAACGAAGTCCTGGCCAACCTGATTTTCGGCCATGGCCGGTCCAGTGAACCCGAGTCGCGTCCGGGACTCGGCCTGCTGGCCGAACCGACGGTGAATGAAAGTGGTCTGGGCGGCATGGACACCGACAAACTGGAACGTGCCATGGCAGGAAAAAGTACCTATGTGGACTTCCGGATTGGCGAGACCTATTTCAATTTTTTTGCTGAAAGTGTCAGCGATGAAATGGAGCTGCTCTTCCAACTGCTCTACGCCCATATCATCGATCCCGGTTTCCGTGATGATGCCCTGGCCCTGGCCCGCGAGCGATTGCACCAGGATTACCAGTCGGCCAGCCGGTCCATCGAAGGCATGCTGAAAATCGAAGGCACCCGTTTTCTCGCCGGCGGCGACAGCCGTTTCGGCATGCCCTCCTCCTTTTCAGCCATCAGGGCCATTGATCTGGCCGACATCCGCAACTGGATCATACCTCAGTTGAGCAGCGCTCCGCTGGAGTTGTCCATCGTCGGTGACATCGATGAAGCGACCGTCATCGAATTGGCTCGCCGCTATCTGGGGGCGTTGCCGGCCAAAAGCGAATCCAACGTCACCATGAGAACCACCCTGCCCCATCTGCCCGCAGGAAGCATCCGCAGGATCGCGGTCGATACCCAGATCCCCAAAGCCCTGGTGGTTTCAGCCTGGCAGACGGAGGATTTCTGGGACATCCACCGCACCCGACGGCTTTCGGTCCTGGCCGACGTTTTTTCCGAACGCCTGCGGGAACGGATTCGTGAAAAGCTGGGTGCGTCCTATTCCCCCTATGCGTTCAACCGGGCCAGTCGGGCCTATGACGGCTACGGCCTTTTCCAGGCGTATGTCAATGTGGCACCGGACCAGACGAGCGCCGTGCTCCAGGAAGTCAAGGCCATTGCCGCCGATCTGGTTCGAAAGGGCGTCACCGAGGATGAACGGCTGCGCGCGATCGATCCGATGCTCACCTCCATCAAGCAGTACCGGCAGACCAACGGCTACTGGCTCAACAGTGTCATGACCGCATCCGGCCGATCGCCCCAGCAGTTTGCATGGGCCCGCAGTTTCGTGGACGACTTCCGGGCGATCACCGTCGACGAACTGTCCCGGCTGGCCACCACCTATCTGATCCCGGAGCGTGCCGCTGCGGTTGTCATCGCACCGAAGGCACCATAA